AAAGTGATCATTTATTAGGGATCGtgttcacatttattttcacatcaagatttttgttcttcttttttttgtgacaattggATTGCTTCCTTGTAAACTGGTGCAGTTCATAAAAACTAAAGCTAATCCCATTAGAGAAAAACACAAAGTAAAACTCGTTTTGAATAATGCCATTGTCATGTGCTTTTTCTATGGGGGATGGAAGGGATTTGGTTTGTTATTAGATGGATATATTGTTGTGGTTATACTTTAAACATGATTTACTGGAGGCATGTGTCCTAAATGCAGTAAAAATGCTTTgatgtgttgtcattttacaccaCCAAATGGGATAATTTACCTGGAGGACTTGAGTCTGAAGAGAAGCAGGATTATCATAACAGAAGTAGCTTCCTGGAATAAAATAACATCACAAGCATACAATTTGAACTTTTCACGTGACACTAGAGTTAAGTGAAGCTCAAGGTTCTTTCACGTAAACAACAGTTTAAAAGCAAGCCCGATACTCCTGGCGCCTTTACGTGCTTACCGAAACCGAGGAAGCACATAAAAACCAGGACAACGACGCGGTGCAAGCCGTGCGCTGGGTCGCAAATGGCGGGTAGCGGTGTGCCGGCACAGCCGCTGCTTTCCTCTCCGCCGGACACGCAGTCATCATTCGCGGCTTCTGCCAGTAGCTGGGTCCGGTCCTCCTCGATGTCCGCCATGTTTGGTATCCGCCGAGGAAAAGTTGACGGAAGTGGATAAGCTGCAGGCGGCACATCACGTGACCTGGCGCACGTGAGTCATGTGATTGCGGGAGACAAGTCAGGAACCCGGAACGAAGGAGAGTTTGTTTggatttcaactcaatttttgtTGTTAGGTCATATGCTTAAAATAAGTGAAATGcttaagtataaaaaaaaatagatttaagtACTTATTTATTCCATAATTACAACAATAGAATTGTACAAAAtgcaatggggtagatgccacggactacCGACTTCCAGGTTTCACACAACAGCGTCGTTTctggccactgatggccgcgtaccccccacacacaaaaaattatacattttaagAGATGGGGCTATATCGGAAATGATGACACAGACGAATGGGAAAGTCTataaaatggaagaaaacaaCTTGCAACTAGAAATCATATGTATAATTAGGCAGGTAAATCTAATATCATccataaacaaaattaaataagacaaTCACCAACACATACGAGGACGATGTGTAAATGTGTCTACATTTTTAATGGGATGATACCACCGAATGAGAGATTATGGAATGAAAGCGGCAAATGATTACAAATTACAACTAATCATCCACAGATTCAATTGAATTAgagaagtatttaaaaaaaggtgatcTATAAGGACAGGAGACATTTGTGTGtattgtttttcattgtgtGATACTGTCAAATGagaaaactataataacctccTGGAATTCTAAATAATCATACATATGATTGTAATTGAATCAATATATTATCAGCCATAaagaaaaagtatattaaataagATAATACTATATTTTAATACATGGACAGGTACATTCTGTATTTAGAAATATGTATAGAATCAGTTTATGTATGACAATCTATATCTATATTAAaccaaataataaaatgattgtGAAAGGGTACAAGTATTAGCACAGAGACAGGTCACAGCACTTAAGCATAACTATCATAAGAACCCCTAAATGGCACaggatttaaacaaaaaacaaaaacgtttcaaGTTTCAATCTAAATATTTAAGAGACCGAAGCTTTGCTTTGCTTAATATGATTTCAGTCATGCAGAGAAACCCAAGTTCAATTAGAAGCAACCAGTAACATGCACACGTGTCAAGCCTTCTTCCCTACCTGTCTTGACTCTTCCCTGACCCCGACCTGCGTCCGTGCATGTGGTGCCAAGCAACACTATCTACAGAGTTGATTTAATTTCCATGAATGTCATTTAGAATTTCTCATAAGTCACCGTCGCGGCTGTCAGAGAATTTAATCGGTGGGTGACAAACGGCCTTTCTTCTGGCTCCAGTAACTGCGGCTCCGGCCGCGGCGAATAGCTCGTTAATTTCCTGACCAAATATCAGCCTCTGCAGTAAAGCCAATACATGTTGGGATGGCGGAAGACCATAATTCATTATTACATTAATCAAATCTGGATGCAGACATGATTGTAAATCAGGTGAAAGGTAATGTTAATCCCTTCAAAAGTACTTTAGGAATGTCCTAAAAGTGCTTCAGGGAGGAAGTGGtgctgggaagaaaaaaaaagtcaatctattccacttccttctttccttcctgttCTCTTTCAGTGCTCAAGTGCTTTGTTGTGGTTTACATTCACCCTGATTAAGCATCTGATATGTGCATGCACTGGATCACTGGTTTAACGCCATCATGCAAACTCGTGCAAGACTTGCAACTGTTTCAGCGGAAGAAATTTGGCTTTGGTGGTTTGCGGTCAGGTGGGCACGGACACCTCATCATGGAGGGTGGCAGTCTACATGCAGCAATGTCACTTAACCGCAAACTGTTCCGAATGTGCAACAGAAAGCAGTAATATGAAAGCAGGTTGTTCTGGTGTTTAATAATAAAACCAATGATACATTACATCTATTGGTTACAACACtggaagggggtgggggagcaaaatatgtgctcttaaaagtgtgtgtgacttgtaagaactcattttgtacattttctttttcacgAAAATCAACTCACACTTAATTTTAATATCATTGCCATATTCTGTTTGAGCTGCATAtccacccaaaaaatattaggCCTACTCACATTGTAGTATAGGGCCTAGAAGTCCTAGTGTAAGTGCATCTAAGACATCTAGTGGCGACTGGTGataatgcaacttaaaactacagtcaaATTTCACATATTCATGGATTTTCCCCcccatattttggatttttcttgtttaaaaaaattgccccccccaaaaaaaattgcgcCACCCCCGTAATTTCCACCGTTGCacgtataaaatgtattttgaatgaTTAGCAACATTAATTTTTtccaattgtttttgtattggggtgggggggtatttatttatttatttaactatttatttaatgaaTCAAGGAGGCACTCGGAATGTGGTCCGCGAGCAACCAgttgcccccaccccccaaaaaaaaactagtcatttttttccagatgtaAGCAGTGCGTGTTTGCATAAGTGCGGACTAAATGTTTCCTTTGTTGACAGAAGGGAAAGTGTCAGTTCAAGGAGATTAGAGATCAGGAAGTTGACAATGACATTGAGTACGCTTGACATCACGCGTCCAATGACTTGGCAAACATTGTGTTGTGTGACAAGAACAGCATGGTCGTTGTTGCAACGTCATGATCTGCTGTAGGCCCTGCAGCATCTATTGTCCGTTAAGCTTTCCTATACCCAATTTGCCGAGCTTGAGAGacatattttgccattttcacacAAATTAGAAATTATTTTAGGTGTTGATTgtttattatttgattattgTGGAGTGTGTTTATGGTACCGGTTGTGACTACTAACGTGTGGTATGTTTATGTGCTGCAAACCTGAAGCTAACGCTGGTCTGTGCATCCAGGGTTGTTGGAAAACATCGCTGTAGAATTTAACATGTGGTAGTTGGGCTGGGATTCGACACATATGTCTCTAAAGCAATAAAAGAGTCAGATTTCCATAATGCGTTCCCTTTACATCAACCCTGCCTGTCAAAAAATGAACAAACCAATCAGTATCCTTTGTGAAGGCAGCAAGGGACATCACATATattgaacaaaaagtttgtttacaaTGCTGGTCAGAAGATATTATCAAAACTAGACAACATATTAACGCTTGACCAATCACCcaaattttttccccaccattTTACAAGcagtttttttaatctaataaaacacaaaaacaaaatattagacatatatacatattgGCCATATTGGATAGTTCCAGTGTGTTATTTGAGTGGGCCAATGTGCACCACTCTGCTGTTGTTTGCCATTTGCGACATCTCCAGCTGCGTGGATGTGGCAGTGGGGGAATCTCCCGTGGGGAGGGGCTTGCGTCTGAGCGTGGCCATGAGTCTCTTCCTGAACACGCTGCACAGGAACACGTAAATGAGCGGGTCCAGAACCACGTTGGTGGCCGACATCCACAGCGTGGTCTCCTTGGCTATGTAGAGCCCGTTCTTTGCCCGACATTGGCTGATGGTGTTGCGGGTCTGCGTGAGAGTGTAGGGAACTCGCGCAAAGTGGAAGGGGGCGAAGCAGACGATGAAGACGGCAACCACCACGAAAACTTTGGCTTTGGTTTTGCGTGTGGCTGCCTGAGAGCTGCTCTTTGAGGCTTTGTAAGACTTGTAGACTTTCTTGCTAATGAATGTGTAGCAGAACACCATCAGGGCCAACGTTCCCCAGAAAATCACCTGCAGGGAAACACAAAGACGGTGAAAACATGATAGGCCTGCGCATGTTCATCTTTATATATACAGCCTGTCCTGTTCAAGATCACGAAAAGAACTGAAGTTTACCCTAATTGACTTTGGGCAAAAGCTGGAGTACACCATGGAAGGTCAATTATGAATAAGGTGTTGAGTGCATAATTATGtctgtttttgtaattgtggtatgtatatttttgtctGTGAAGTTTAGCAAGAGACAAGAAACTATAGCACTCTAACTATAGAAACCAAACTAAACTTGCTTGTTTAAGCACCTTATTGATATTTATCATCATGGTTTATTGGCCCATATCCGACACGTCTACCAAATTGTCAAGGAAAGTTACTACATATTGCTAACCTGCATGCTAGCCAACTAAATAGCTAACTAACTAAAGCTTGTAAGGTTGGCAATGTCGTGTCATTAATCAATATATGTTCTTTAGATCACGATCAAAACCATTTTCAGAGTTGTTGTGGAAAGGGAATTTgcttgctaactagctagctaactatgtGTGAGTTTAATGCTAATACAGTGCATTCTGTAGGTTTAGTACATTTTGAGAAAGACATGACGAATGTACAGGCTGCACTATTCTAAATTCCTTTACACGACATCTTTGATTGACTCTCCATGAACATTTTAATCTTTGCCCCAGTCTCGACCTGCTGTCATGGTAATTAACTAGCTACGCAGGTAGATAACTGACTAgcaagctaacaaaaaaaaaacaagactgtaGGTTCAACAATATTTATCAAAATGTTTAATGTGCATGCCACCCTTACATTATGTTGTGTATACATTATTTGGCCCATGACCCATTCAAGATATTaagaaaattgcaaaaaaaaacaaaatagactACCAAAAAGCAAGCTAACTAACTATCTAACTAAGAAACTGGCGAAAGAAACTTGTTATTTGCAAATTTAACAGTATCATGTTATTTATTGAGAACACATCTCATAAAAcccacaggaagtcagccattttagttAATGCCTTACCTATAGGCCagaaaactgagcattattatctttgtagcCTAAAGGCAGAATTTTCAAGACATCATAACGtgctggtgtacctaatgaagtgactCATGACTGAATGATGAATTCTTCCTTTCATGGATACCTGACAGAAGTAGTTGAATCCTTCATGCCAATCCAGGCCGGCCTGGCTCTTCATGGAGGTGCACTTGACTCGTCCGTTAGAGTATCGCGGTGGCTGGTCGCTTAGAATCACATTGGGCAGAGCTAAAGACAACATGACCACCCACACGGCGACACTAAGCGCCTGGCCGACCCAGACCCGCTGCAGGGCGCCCTTCCCGAACGGCCGGACAATCTTCAGGTAGCGGTCCAGGCTGATAAGGCCCAGCAAGATGATGCTGATGTACATGGTGATGTAGAAGAGAACGGCTGAGTAACGGCAGTGGAACGCCCGCAGAGGACCCGCACCCACGCCGGCGTCGCTTAGTACCCTCAGGGGGATGGTC
The genomic region above belongs to Vanacampus margaritifer isolate UIUO_Vmar chromosome 5, RoL_Vmar_1.0, whole genome shotgun sequence and contains:
- the p2ry13 gene encoding P2Y purinoceptor 12 isoform X1, with translation MNVSLANASVKCVRDISVTSVLFPCLYSILFIAALLLNSMAAWIFFSIPSKSTFMVFLKNVVVADLLMTLTIPLRVLSDAGVGAGPLRAFHCRYSAVLFYITMYISIILLGLISLDRYLKIVRPFGKGALQRVWVGQALSVAVWVVMLSLALPNVILSDQPPRYSNGRVKCTSMKSQAGLDWHEGFNYFCQVIFWGTLALMVFCYTFISKKVYKSYKASKSSSQAATRKTKAKVFVVVAVFIVCFAPFHFARVPYTLTQTRNTISQCRAKNGLYIAKETTLWMSATNVVLDPLIYVFLCSVFRKRLMATLRRKPLPTGDSPTATSTQLEMSQMANNSRVVHIGPLK
- the p2ry13 gene encoding P2Y purinoceptor 12 isoform X3, giving the protein MAAWIFFSIPSKSTFMVFLKNVVVADLLMTLTIPLRVLSDAGVGAGPLRAFHCRYSAVLFYITMYISIILLGLISLDRYLKIVRPFGKGALQRVWVGQALSVAVWVVMLSLALPNVILSDQPPRYSNGRVKCTSMKSQAGLDWHEGFNYFCQVIFWGTLALMVFCYTFISKKVYKSYKASKSSSQAATRKTKAKVFVVVAVFIVCFAPFHFARVPYTLTQTRNTISQCRAKNGLYIAKETTLWMSATNVVLDPLIYVFLCSVFRKRLMATLRRKPLPTGDSPTATSTQLEMSQMANNSRVVHIGPLK
- the p2ry13 gene encoding P2Y purinoceptor 13 isoform X2: MLHSHIRQKDTSILFIAALLLNSMAAWIFFSIPSKSTFMVFLKNVVVADLLMTLTIPLRVLSDAGVGAGPLRAFHCRYSAVLFYITMYISIILLGLISLDRYLKIVRPFGKGALQRVWVGQALSVAVWVVMLSLALPNVILSDQPPRYSNGRVKCTSMKSQAGLDWHEGFNYFCQVIFWGTLALMVFCYTFISKKVYKSYKASKSSSQAATRKTKAKVFVVVAVFIVCFAPFHFARVPYTLTQTRNTISQCRAKNGLYIAKETTLWMSATNVVLDPLIYVFLCSVFRKRLMATLRRKPLPTGDSPTATSTQLEMSQMANNSRVVHIGPLK